One part of the Arabidopsis thaliana chromosome 1 sequence genome encodes these proteins:
- a CDS encoding Pentatricopeptide repeat (PPR) superfamily protein (Pentatricopeptide repeat (PPR) superfamily protein; CONTAINS InterPro DOMAIN/s: Pentatricopeptide repeat (InterPro:IPR002885); BEST Arabidopsis thaliana protein match is: Pentatricopeptide repeat (PPR) superfamily protein (TAIR:AT1G06580.1); Has 112573 Blast hits to 15264 proteins in 312 species: Archae - 7; Bacteria - 103; Metazoa - 1711; Fungi - 1794; Plants - 105295; Viruses - 0; Other Eukaryotes - 3663 (source: NCBI BLink).) has protein sequence MQRLIPIAFSSSVKGFVRRHYLLLERGNNPETSLSRSFSGASHHHHYRERLRNELHCIKFDDAFSLFCEMLQSRPIPSIVDFTRVLTVIAKMNKFDIVIYLYHKMENLGISHDLYSFTILIHCFCRCSRLSLALALLGKMMKLGFRPSIVTLGSLLNGFCQGNRFQEAVSLVDSMDGFGFVPNVVIYNTVINGLCKNRDLNNALEVFYCMEKKGIRADAVTYNTLISGLSNSGRWTDAARLLRDMVKRKIDPNVIFFTALIDTFVKEGNLLEARNLYKEMIRRSVVPNVFTYNSLINGFCIHGCLGDAKYMFDLMVSKGCFPDVVTYNTLITGFCKSKRVEDGMKLFCEMTYQGLVGDAFTYNTLIHGYCQAGKLNVAQKVFNRMVDCGVSPDIVTYNILLDCLCNNGKIEKALVMVEDLQKSEMDVDIITYNIIIQGLCRTDKLKEAWCLFRSLTRKGVKPDAIAYITMISGLCRKGLQREADKLCRRMKEDGFMPSERIYDETLRDHYTSLSAELIKAAHE, from the coding sequence ATGCAGAGATTAATTCCGATAGCGTTTTCGTCATCGGTGAAGGGGTTTGTTCGTCGGCATTATCTTCTTCTGGAGAGAGGTAACAATCCCGAGACTTCTCTCTCTCGATCTTTTTCCGGTGcgagtcatcatcatcattacagagagagattgagaaatgAGCTTCACTGTATAAAGTTTGACGATGCATTTAGTTTGTTCTGTGAGATGCTTCAGTCTCGTCCCATTCCTAGCATTGTTGATTTCACTAGAGTTTTGACTGTCATTGCTAAGATGAACAAGTTTGACATTGTCATCTATCTCTACCACAAGATGGAGAATTTGGGAATCTCACATGATCTCTATAGCTTCACCATTCTGATTCATTGTTTCTGCCGATGCTCACGACTCTCTCTTGCTCTTGCTCTTCTTggaaaaatgatgaaacttgGGTTTCGTCCCAGCATTGTCACTCTTGGCTCTCTCCTCAACGGTTTCTGTCAAGGGAATAGATTTCAGGAGGCTGTTTCTCTCGTTGATTCAATGGATGGATTCGGATTCGTTCCTAATGTTGTCATCTACAACACTGTCATTAACGGTCTTTGCAAGAACAGAGATTTGAATAACGCACTCGAGGTTTTCTACTGTATGGAGAAGAAAGGAATCAGAGCTGATGCTGTTACTTACAACACTCTCATAAGTGGTCTTTCTAACTCTGGTAGATGGACCGACGCTGCTCGACTTCTCAGAGATATGGTGAAGAGGAAAATCGATCCTAATGTGATATTTTTCACTGCGCTGATCGATACGTTTGTGAAAGAGGGTAACCTTTTAGAGGCTAGAAACTTGTACAAGGAGATGATCCGAAGATCTGTAGTTCCTAATGTTTTCACTTACAATTCACTCATCAATGGGTTTTGCATTCATGGTTGCTTAGGTGATGccaaatatatgtttgatcTGATGGTAAGCAAGGGTTGCTTCCCTGATGTTGTGACCTATAACACTCTCATAACAGGATTTTGTAAGTCTAAGAGGGTAGAAGATGGGATGAAACTCTTTTGTGAGATGACTTATCAAGGATTGGTTGGCGATGCATTCACTTACAACACGCTTATCCACGGTTATTGTCAAGCGGGCAAACTTAATGTTGCACAAAAGGTTTTCAATAGGATGGTTGATTGTGGTGTGTCTCCTGATATTGTTACCTACAACATCTTGTTAGATTGTCTATGTAATAACGGGAAGATAGAGAAAGCATTAGTGATGGTAGAGGATCTGCAAAAGAGTGAAATGGATGTTGatattattacatataatatcATCATTCAAGGGTTGTGTAGAACTGATAAGTTGAAAGAGGCTTGGTGTTTATTTCGTAGCCTCACTCGCAAAGGAGTGAAGCCTGATGCTATAGCATACATTACAATGATATCAGGCTTGTGCAGGAAAGGCCTACAGCGTGAAGCGGACAAGCTGTGTAGAAGAATGAAAGAAGATGGGTTTATGCCAAGTGAACGCATATATGATGAGACACTTAGAGATCACTACACAAGCTTATCAGCTGAACTCATCAAAGCAGCTCATGAGTAA
- a CDS encoding Tetratricopeptide repeat (TPR)-like superfamily protein (Tetratricopeptide repeat (TPR)-like superfamily protein; CONTAINS InterPro DOMAIN/s: Pentatricopeptide repeat (InterPro:IPR002885); BEST Arabidopsis thaliana protein match is: Pentatricopeptide repeat (PPR) superfamily protein (TAIR:AT1G64580.1).), producing MRRLIVTGIATSTAKGFRRVVNPNLLGGGAAARAFSDYREKLRTGFLHSIRFEDAFALFFEMVHSQPLPSIVDFTRLLTATANLRRYETVIYFSQKMELYGISHDLYSFTILIHCFCRCSRLSFALSVLGKMMKLGYEPSIVTFGSLLHGFCLVNRIGDAFSLVILMVKSGYEPNVVVYNTLIDGLCKNGELNIALELLNEMEKKGLGADVVTYNTLLTGLCYSGRWSDAARMLRDMMKRSINPDVVTFTALIDVFVKQGNLDEAQELYKEMIQSSVDPNNVTYNSIINGLCMHGRLYDAKKTFDLMASKGCFPNVVTYNTLISGFCKFRMVDEGMKLFQRMSCEGFNADIFTYNTLIHGYCQVGKLRVALDIFCWMVSRRVTPDIITHCILLHGLCVNGEIESALVKFDDMRESEKYIGIVAYNIMIHGLCKADKVEKAWELFCRLPVEGVKPDARTYTIMILGLCKNGPRREADELIRRMKEEGIICQMNAEDDHLEEHSSSNKEISLVS from the coding sequence ATGCGGAGATTGATTGTGACGGGGATTGCGACATCGACGGCGAAGGGATTTCGGAGAGTAGTTAACCCTAACCTTTTAGGAGGAGGAGCTGCTGCTAGAGCTTTTTCTGATTACCGAGAGAAACTGAGAACAGGGTTTCTTCACTCTATCAGGTTTGAAGATGCGTTTGCTTTGTTCTTTGAGATGGTTCATTCTCAACCCTTACCTTCCATTGTTGATTTCACTAGATTACTTACTGCCACTGCCAATTTGAGAAGATATGAGACTGTTATCTATTTCTCCCAGAAGATGGAACTCTATGGAATCTCACACGATCTCTATAGTTTCACCATTTTGATTCATTGTTTCTGCCGATGCTCTCGTCTCTCCTTTGCTCTATCTGTTCTTggaaaaatgatgaaacttgGTTATGAGCCCAGCATTGTCACCTTTGGCTCTCTGCTCCATGGATTCTGTCTCGTGAATAGAATTGGTGACGCCTTCTCTTTAGTCATTTTAATGGTTAAATCGGGATATGAGCCTAATGTTGTAGTCTACAACACTCTTATTGACGGTCTCTGCAAGAACGGTGAACTGAATATTGCGTTGGAGCTTCTCAacgagatggagaagaaaggtCTCGGAGCCGATGTTGTTACATACAACACTCTCTTAACAGGTCTTTGTTATTCTGGTCGATGGAGCGACGCAGCTCGAATGCTGAGAGATATGATGAAGAGGAGTATAAACCCTGATGTTGTCACTTTCACTGCGTTGATCGATGTATTTGTGAAACAAGGCAATCTTGATGAGGCTCAAGAATTGTACAAGGAGATGATCCAAAGCTCTGTTGATCCTAATAATGTCACTTATAATTCAATCATTAATGGGCTGTGCATGCACGGTCGTCTATATGACGCcaagaaaacatttgatttGATGGCAAGCAAGGGTTGCTTCCCTAATGTGGTGACATATAACACTCTCATTAGTGGATTCTGTAAGTTTAGGATGGTAGATGAAGGGATGAAACTCTTCCAAAGGATGTCTTGTGAAGGATTCAATGCCGACATATTTACTTACAACACTCTTATCCACGGTTATTGTCAGGTGGGTAAACTTAGAGTTGCCCTAGACATCTTCTGCTGGATGGTTTCTCGTCGCGTGACTCCTGATATCATAACCCACTGCATTCTGTTACATGGTCTTTGTGTTAATGGGGAGATCGAAAGCGCACTGGTGAAATTCGATGATATGAGAGAAAGCGAAAAGTATATTGGCATTGTTGCATATAACATCATGATTCACGGGTTGTGCAAGGCGGATAAAGTGGAAAAAGCTTGGGAGTTATTTTGTAGACTCCCTGTCGAAGGAGTGAAGCCTGATGCTAGAACATACACTATAATGATACTAGGTTTATGTAAGAATGGGCCTAGGCGTGAAGCGGATGAGCTGATTAGAAGAATGAAAGAGGAGGGGATCATATGTCAAATGAATGCGGAAGATGACCATCTAGAAGAGCATAGCTCAAGTAATAAGGAGATAAGCCTTGTCAGCTAA
- a CDS encoding Tetratricopeptide repeat (TPR)-like superfamily protein, with product MRRLIVTGIATSTAKGFRRVVNPNLLGGGAAARAFSDYREKLRTGFLHSIRLLTATANLRRYETVIYFSQKMELYGISHDLYSFTILIHCFCRCSRLSFALSVLGKMMKLGYEPSIVTFGSLLHGFCLVNRIGDAFSLVILMVKSGYEPNVVVYNTLIDGLCKNGELNIALELLNEMEKKGLGADVVTYNTLLTGLCYSGRWSDAARMLRDMMKRSINPDVVTFTALIDVFVKQGNLDEAQELYKEMIQSSVDPNNVTYNSIINGLCMHGRLYDAKKTFDLMASKGCFPNVVTYNTLISGFCKFRMVDEGMKLFQRMSCEGFNADIFTYNTLIHGYCQVGKLRVALDIFCWMVSRRVTPDIITHCILLHGLCVNGEIESALVKFDDMRESEKYIGIVAYNIMIHGLCKADKVEKAWELFCRLPVEGVKPDARTYTIMILGLCKNGPRREADELIRRMKEEGIICQMNAEDDHLEEHSSSNKEISLVS from the exons ATGCGGAGATTGATTGTGACGGGGATTGCGACATCGACGGCGAAGGGATTTCGGAGAGTAGTTAACCCTAACCTTTTAGGAGGAGGAGCTGCTGCTAGAGCTTTTTCTGATTACCGAGAGAAACTGAGAACAGGGTTTCTTCACTCTATCAG ATTACTTACTGCCACTGCCAATTTGAGAAGATATGAGACTGTTATCTATTTCTCCCAGAAGATGGAACTCTATGGAATCTCACACGATCTCTATAGTTTCACCATTTTGATTCATTGTTTCTGCCGATGCTCTCGTCTCTCCTTTGCTCTATCTGTTCTTggaaaaatgatgaaacttgGTTATGAGCCCAGCATTGTCACCTTTGGCTCTCTGCTCCATGGATTCTGTCTCGTGAATAGAATTGGTGACGCCTTCTCTTTAGTCATTTTAATGGTTAAATCGGGATATGAGCCTAATGTTGTAGTCTACAACACTCTTATTGACGGTCTCTGCAAGAACGGTGAACTGAATATTGCGTTGGAGCTTCTCAacgagatggagaagaaaggtCTCGGAGCCGATGTTGTTACATACAACACTCTCTTAACAGGTCTTTGTTATTCTGGTCGATGGAGCGACGCAGCTCGAATGCTGAGAGATATGATGAAGAGGAGTATAAACCCTGATGTTGTCACTTTCACTGCGTTGATCGATGTATTTGTGAAACAAGGCAATCTTGATGAGGCTCAAGAATTGTACAAGGAGATGATCCAAAGCTCTGTTGATCCTAATAATGTCACTTATAATTCAATCATTAATGGGCTGTGCATGCACGGTCGTCTATATGACGCcaagaaaacatttgatttGATGGCAAGCAAGGGTTGCTTCCCTAATGTGGTGACATATAACACTCTCATTAGTGGATTCTGTAAGTTTAGGATGGTAGATGAAGGGATGAAACTCTTCCAAAGGATGTCTTGTGAAGGATTCAATGCCGACATATTTACTTACAACACTCTTATCCACGGTTATTGTCAGGTGGGTAAACTTAGAGTTGCCCTAGACATCTTCTGCTGGATGGTTTCTCGTCGCGTGACTCCTGATATCATAACCCACTGCATTCTGTTACATGGTCTTTGTGTTAATGGGGAGATCGAAAGCGCACTGGTGAAATTCGATGATATGAGAGAAAGCGAAAAGTATATTGGCATTGTTGCATATAACATCATGATTCACGGGTTGTGCAAGGCGGATAAAGTGGAAAAAGCTTGGGAGTTATTTTGTAGACTCCCTGTCGAAGGAGTGAAGCCTGATGCTAGAACATACACTATAATGATACTAGGTTTATGTAAGAATGGGCCTAGGCGTGAAGCGGATGAGCTGATTAGAAGAATGAAAGAGGAGGGGATCATATGTCAAATGAATGCGGAAGATGACCATCTAGAAGAGCATAGCTCAAGTAATAAGGAGATAAGCCTTGTCAGCTAA
- the RTFL22 gene encoding ROTUNDIFOLIA like 22 (ROTUNDIFOLIA like 22 (RTFL22); CONTAINS InterPro DOMAIN/s: DVL (InterPro:IPR012552); Has 17 Blast hits to 17 proteins in 7 species: Archae - 0; Bacteria - 0; Metazoa - 0; Fungi - 0; Plants - 17; Viruses - 0; Other Eukaryotes - 0 (source: NCBI BLink).), with protein MIVKLMGSNKDLHRQAKNNNNKLTPNRSLKETRSRLYIIRRCLVMLLCWREPRD; from the coding sequence ATGATTGTGAAGTTGATGGGGTCAAACAAGGATTTGCATAGGCAAgcgaagaacaacaacaacaagctgACTCCAAATCGGTCCTTGAAGGAGACGAGATCGAGATTATACATAATAAGGCGATGCCTCGTCATGCTGCTCTGTTGGAGAGAGCCTCGTGATTAa
- a CDS encoding NAD(P)-binding Rossmann-fold superfamily protein (NAD(P)-binding Rossmann-fold superfamily protein; FUNCTIONS IN: oxidoreductase activity, binding, catalytic activity; INVOLVED IN: oxidation reduction, metabolic process; EXPRESSED IN: 20 plant structures; EXPRESSED DURING: 12 growth stages; CONTAINS InterPro DOMAIN/s: NAD(P)-binding domain (InterPro:IPR016040), Glucose/ribitol dehydrogenase (InterPro:IPR002347), Short-chain dehydrogenase/reductase SDR (InterPro:IPR002198); BEST Arabidopsis thaliana protein match is: NAD(P)-binding Rossmann-fold superfamily protein (TAIR:AT4G24050.1); Has 62352 Blast hits to 62301 proteins in 3130 species: Archae - 564; Bacteria - 41137; Metazoa - 4183; Fungi - 3748; Plants - 2129; Viruses - 0; Other Eukaryotes - 10591 (source: NCBI BLink).), whose protein sequence is MIETVKHLIGSGGPSGFGSRSTADHVTCNSDLRSLTAIITGATSGIGAETARVLAKRGARLVLPARSVKTAEETKARILSEFPDAEIIVMHLDLSSLTSVRRFVDDFESLNLPLNILINNAGKYAHKHALSEDGVEMTFATNYLGHFLLTKLLLKKMIETAAQTGVQGRIVNVTSVVHSWFSGDMLQYLADISRNNRNYDATRAYALSKLANVLHTVELSRLLHKMDANVTANCVHPGIVKTRLTRDREGVVTDLVFFLTSKLLKSVPQAAATTCYVATSPRLRNVCGKYFSDCNEARSSKSGSCNLKAQRLWTASDLLVSPPNSTTNLSHTSF, encoded by the exons atgATTGAGACGGTTAAACACCTGATCGGCTCCGGTGGTCCCAGCGGATTCGGGTCAAGATCCACCGCCGATCATGTCACTTGTAATTCTGATCTCCGTTCTCTAACTGCCATCATCACTG GCGCGACGTCGGGGATAGGAGCTGAGACGGCGCGTGTTCTTGCTAAGCGTGGCGCAAGACTTGTGCTTCCGGCTAGAAGCGTCAAAACCGCCGAGGAAACAAAGGCTCGTATACTGTCGGAGTTTCCTGATGCGGAGATCATCGTTATGCATCTTGATCTCAGCTCACTTACCTCTGTTCGTCGATTCGTGGACGATTTCGAATCTCTCAATCTCCCACTCAACATCCTCAT AAACAATGCTGGGAAATATGCGCATAAGCATGCCCTCTCTGAGGACGGTGTGGAGATGACCTTCGCTACTAATTATCTCG GCCATTTTCTGCTGACTAAACTGCTgttaaagaagatgattgaaACGGCGGCACAAACCGGCGTGCAAGGCCGTATCGTCAACGTCACGTCCGTCGTCCATAGCTGGTTTTCCGGTGATATGTTGCAATATCTCGCCGATATCTCACGAAACAATAG AAATTACGACGCGACTCGAGCCTACGCTCTCTCCAAGCTCGCCAACGTGCTCCACACTGTTGAGCTATCACGGCTTCTCCAT AAAATGGATGCGAATGTGACGGCCAATTGTGTTCATCCTGGTATCGTGAAAACCCGTCTCACAAGAGATCGAGAAGGCGTCGTCACTGATTTAGTGTTTTTCTTGACATCCAAGCTATTGAAGTCTGTTCCTCAGGCAGCAGCTACGACATGTTACGTGGCAACAAGTCCAAGATTGAGGAACGTGTGTGGCAAGTACTTCTCCGACTGCAACGAAGCTAGGTCATCTAAATCCGGGTCATGCAATCTCAAAGCTCAGAGACTCTGGACTGCTTCTGACTTGTTGGTTTCTCCACCTAATTCCACTACCAATCTTTCTCATACCTCCTTTTAA